The Deltaproteobacteria bacterium genomic interval CAAGCCTTAAGGGAGATGAAACGGGCCGCATAGGGGAAATCGTCCCGGAAATCCGTTCTCATCCACAATTATCTTCAGTTGTCAAAGAACAGAACAACAAAAAACTTTTAAAAACCTTATTTTTCAGGACGAACTAAGTAATATGAAATGGAATGAACTGAGTGAGCGCGTATTGACGGGCGGGCAGATAATCTATGACGAGGCGCTTGCCGTCATGCAATCTTCGGATGACGATATTCTGGCCGTTCTGGACGCAGCGTTTGCGATTCGCCGCCATTACTTCGGGCGCGGTGTAAGCATCCATGTTATCCGCAACGCGAAAAGCGGATTATGTACAGAAAACTGTTCGTTCTGCAGTCAGTCCGCCGTGTCGGATAGTGCTATACAAAAATACCCAAGGCAATCGGTCGAGCAGATTCTGGAAGGAGCGCGTGATGCTCAGAGGTTGACGGCTGTGCGGTACTGCATCGTAACCAGTGGACGTACCCCATCGGAAAAAGACATGGAGACGATCTGTGAGGCTGCCCGGCTGATTAAGCATGAAGTGCCCGTACAGATCTGCACATCCCTGGGATTATTGTCGGAGAAGCAGGCAGCGCGATTAAAGCAAGCCGGTGTTGACCGATACAATCACAACCTGGAGAGCTCGGAGCGGTTCTATTCTTCTTTCTGTACCACCCATGACTACTCCGACCGTGTTACAACGGCCAGGACCGCGAAAGCAGCCGGTCTCGAACTGTGCAGCGGGGGACTTGTCGGTATGGGAGAAGATATAGAAGATAGGGTGAATCTTGCGTTTTCCTTGCGTGATTTGGATGCGGATTCCATACCTCTTAATTTCCTTGACCCGCGTCCCGGCACTCCACTGGAGGGGCTTACCAGACTGACACCTGCGGACTGTCTCCGTACGCTCGCGATGTTCCGTTTTGTAAATCCGGACAGGGAAATCCGCATTGCCGGAGGCCGGGAAGCATGTATCGGCAGCATGCAGGTATTGTCTCTGTATGCTGCCAATTCGATGTTTACCGTAGGCTACCTGACCACACCAGGACAGGGGTATCAAGCCGACATGGACATGATTAAACAAGCGGGATTTACCGTTACGGAAATTACTGATTGATAAAACATTCATGATGCTATGCCATCACAGAGGATATTGGAAATCCCCCTGACCCCCTTTCAAAAAGGGGGCAGAAAAGCCTTGATCCCCCCTTTTAAAAAGGGGGGCACGGGGGGATTTTGAGGCAAAGCAAAATATAAACAATGAGTAGAGTAGGTATTTTTTAGATGAAATTTTTTGAAACGATAAAAGAAGATGTTCAGACGGTATTCAAAAAGGACCCTGCTGCCAGAAGTATGATAGAAGTCATTACCTGCTATCCGGGGCTCCACGCCATCTGGATACACCGGATCGCCCACTATCTATGGCAGAAGAAATGGTGCTTTTGTGCCAGACTGCTTTCCCATATCAACCGCTTCCTGACGGGTATCGAAATCCACCCCGGCGCAACGATTGGACGCCGCTTTTTCATCGATCACGGCTCCGGCGTTGTCATCGGTGAGACGACAGAAATCGGAGATGACGTGCTCATCTATCAGGGGGTTATTCTGGGTGGAGTGACCCTGCAAAAGAAAAAACGTCACCCCACTGTGGGAAATAATGTCCTGATCGGGTCAGGAACCATCGTTTTGGGGCCTATCTTGATCGGGGACGGGGCGCGTATCGGGGCCGCGTCTCTGGTAATCCATGACGTCCCCGCCGGGGCTATAGCCGTCGGCGTGCCTGCCAGGCTTGGTCTGGGATTCTCCGGTAAGGAAATCCAGGAGATGACGGACAACAAACTTCCCGATCCCATTGCCGAGGCTTTCAACTTTCAGGGCAGGCAGATTGGGACCCTGGAAAAGAGAATGGCTGAGATCGAACAGCAGCAAGGGATCAGGGTTGAACTGGATCAGTACGTGGAAGAAAAGAAGCAGGAGATCCTGCGCATTTTTTCGCCGGAGGAAGACTTCTCAGTCGGGGCCGGCATTTAGACTAACTGATGCTTCCCCCCTTTACAAAGGGGGAAGAAATGCATTGTGCCCCCCTTTGGAAAAGGGGGGCACGGGGGGATTTTGAAGTAACGCAAACTATAAACAAGGAATGGGGTAGGTACTTTCACATGAAAAAGATACAAGGTAAGATTCTGTCCGTCAATATATCTCAGGAAAAAGGTGAAAAAAAGCATAATGTTGTCTGCAGTTTGCTTATGGAAAACATCGGTCTCAAAGATGACGCCCATGCGGAGAGCGGTATCCGGCAGGTCAGCCTGCTTGCGAAAGAAAGCATTGAAAAAATCAGAGCAAAGGGACTTAATGTACAATATGGAGATTTTGCGGAAAATCTCACCACCGAGGGAATTGATCTGCCGTCTCTTCCTATCGGTACCCGGTTGAAAGTCGGGGACAAAGTCCTCTTGGAAGTCACACAAATCGGCAAGGTCTGTCATGAACGGTGCAACATCTTTTACACGGTCGGTGACTGTGTTATGCCCCGGGAAGGGATATTTGTGAAAGTTTTAAGCGGTGGTGAAGTTCAGGTAGGTGATCAGATCGAGCTTGCCGAGTAAGAGGATAATCATATCCGCCTCCACATTCCTTCTTTTTAACGAAAGTCGCTTGCGGATTAACCTTCCTTAGTGAACAAATCTCGGAGATTTCATCCCATTCATTCTCTTCGCGATTAGTTTCCTCGCTGTCAGGCTAAGTATTTATTTATAAAAACGTGACTAAGCAGACAGTATGAAATTTATATTGACAATTTAGCAATGTTGTCTATCATTTTCATAGACAAAGTCGATAACATAAAGGTGGAATGAAATCGCAGAAAGTATAGATAGGATATTGACGTCCACCACACTGGCGGATATGGTGGAGAGGCAGAAGGCAAAGAAAGAAAATCTCACTTCGGACAACTACAGTATATGACCAATAGGTATTTCAAACAATTGCTTCTTGCTGAAATCGGCGAAGAAGGCCAGAAGAGGCTAAACGGCGCGTCTGCAGTCGTTGCGGGCTGTGGCGCGCTGGGTTCAGTAATCGCGAACAGCCTGGTGAGGTCCGGGGTCGGCAAGGTGACGATTGTCGACCGCGATTTCATTGAGCTCGACAACCTGCCGCGCCAAGTATTATTTGACGAGGATGACATCAAAAGAGGGTTACCCAAAGCGATAGCCGCGGCAGAAAAGCTGAGGCGCATCAACTCCGAGATAACCATCGATCCTGTTGTCGCTGACCTGACTGCGGACAATATCGAACAAATTATAAGAGACACCGATATCGTGCTTGACGGCACGGATAATTTTGAAACCCGCTTTTTGATAAACGATGCCTGCGTGAAACTGGGCATTCCGTGGATATACGCAGGGGTGGTGGCAACGTACGGGATGAGCTTTACGATCATTCCTGAAAAAACGCCATGTTTAAGATGCTTCATCGGCGAACTGCCTGGCCCCGGTGACTCGCCTACGTGCGATACTGTGGGTGTACTGGGAACCGCGGTCAACATGATTGCTTCCGTCGAAGTGACCGAGGGATTGAAGATCCTTATGGGGAAGCAAGACTCGTTGATAAATAAACTGATCTATATCGATGTCTGGTATGGAACATGGAAAGTATTTGAGCTTAAGAAGGACAGTAAGAGATGCCCTGTCTGCGATGACAGACAATTCGCCTTCCTTGAGCAGAAGAAGGGAACGCGCCTTGCCGGTCTGTGCGGACAGAATGCTGTTCAGATATCTCCGCCTGTATTGACAAGTGTTTCTTTTCATGATCTTGCATCGAGGCTAAGACCGCACGGAGAGGTATCGTACAATGATTACATGCTCAAGTTCACAATAAAACCTTATGAGTTTACTGTGTTTCATGACGGCAGGACAATCATAAAGGGGACAACGGACGAATCTGAAGCAAAAATTCTCTTCTCAAAATATATTGGAGTATGAAGGCCGCACGACATATGGATATATCTAAAATCAGAGAAGATTTTCCTTTTCTAAAACAGAAAATAGGCGGCAGAAACATAATATACTTCGACAATGCCGCCACGACGCAGAAGCCTGTCCAGGTGCTGAACACGATTCAAACGTACTATTCAAAATATAACGCCGCGGTCAGCAGATCAACGCATGAGATAAGCAATACCGCGTCCGCGATGTACAGACAGGCGCACGAAAATGTTGCCAGGTTTGTCGGCGCCAAGACTTATCAGGAAATTGTCTTTGTCCGCAACAGCACGGAAGCCATAAACCTTGTCTGTTATTCCCTCGCGTTTTGTATGGATAAGACCATCGGGCTCTCACCGGGCGATGAGATCATAATCCCCATTTCAGAACACCACTCCAATCTTGTCCCCTGGCAGAGGCTCAAGGAATTATTCGGAATAACGATTACTGTGGTGGGAATAAGTGATAAAGGAACAGTTGACCCTGATGATATACGGAAACATATAACCGACAAAACACGGCTTGTCTGCTGTGCGCACGTTTCGAACGTGCTGGGAACAATAAATCCGGTAAGAGAGGTCGCAAAAGTTGCCCATGAAGCTGGGGCGCTCGTTCTGGTTGATGGGACGCAGTCAGCGCCGCACATGCCGGTAAACGTCCAGGACATCGATTGCGATTTCTTCGCCTTTTCCGGCCACAAGATGCTGGCCCCTCTGGGGATTGGCGTCTTACATGGAAAAAAAGATCTTCTGGAAAAAATGCCGCCGTTTCTGTCGGGGGGTGGCATGATTGCCGATGTGACGCTGGAACGTGCAACCTGGAACGAGCTGCCCTGGAAGTTCGAGGCAGGTACCCCGGAGGTATGCGGTGCAATAGCGCTTGGGGGTGCGATTGATCCGAATACTGGCGACATACTCGAAGGCGCCATAGACTATCTCGGGAAAATCGGGATGGAAAACGTCTTCAAATATGAAACGGAACTTGCCGGTTACGCGCTGGCAAAATTGCGCGCGACTGATGGGGTAATCGTTTATGCACCGGCAGAGAGTACAAAAAGGTGCGGGATAATCTCCTTCAATATCATCAAGAATGGTGAAATCGTCAGTCCGAATGTTATCGCGAATTTCCTCAACGATGACGGAATCGCGGTAAGAGCTGGGGGGTTGTGCGCATTTCCGCTTACTCGAAGTCTTAATGCCCAGGGGGTTGTCCGGGCAAGCTTCTATCTGTATAACACCACCGAAGAAATTGATATGTTTATAGACTCAATGATTTCCATCATTTCAAAAAAAATCATCTAGGTTAGAAATTGCAGGAATACCTCCCGTGTTTAAAAACGTTGAAAACGGATACCGAATGCAAGGACACAGAGATGTAAATATGCCGTTAGAGAAGACGGGGTAACCAGGCTTCAAATACAAGTCGCCGATTGTGGTAACTGTATCTGGGCATTGCTACACAACTCAAAACAATATCAAATTGAAAAAATGTCTTGCGCTATTCGCGAATCGCGAATATAATCTCGCCATGATTCTTAAACCCCAAGATATATTTATTCTCCTGAAACTTGTCTCACTCGGGAAAGCCCAGTGGTCTTATGCATCCCTGGCCAGTGATTTGTATATGAGCACGTCCGAGGTCCATGCAGGTATAAGGCGTGCGGTTGCAGCACATTTAATGGGCTCGCAAAAAGGGCGCCTTCTAAAAAAGTCTTTTGAAGAATTTCTCATTCACGGTATTAAATATGCCTTCCCACCTGATCATGGTAGCCTTACCCG includes:
- a CDS encoding MOSC domain-containing protein; amino-acid sequence: MKKIQGKILSVNISQEKGEKKHNVVCSLLMENIGLKDDAHAESGIRQVSLLAKESIEKIRAKGLNVQYGDFAENLTTEGIDLPSLPIGTRLKVGDKVLLEVTQIGKVCHERCNIFYTVGDCVMPREGIFVKVLSGGEVQVGDQIELAE
- a CDS encoding cysteine desulfurase, translating into MDISKIREDFPFLKQKIGGRNIIYFDNAATTQKPVQVLNTIQTYYSKYNAAVSRSTHEISNTASAMYRQAHENVARFVGAKTYQEIVFVRNSTEAINLVCYSLAFCMDKTIGLSPGDEIIIPISEHHSNLVPWQRLKELFGITITVVGISDKGTVDPDDIRKHITDKTRLVCCAHVSNVLGTINPVREVAKVAHEAGALVLVDGTQSAPHMPVNVQDIDCDFFAFSGHKMLAPLGIGVLHGKKDLLEKMPPFLSGGGMIADVTLERATWNELPWKFEAGTPEVCGAIALGGAIDPNTGDILEGAIDYLGKIGMENVFKYETELAGYALAKLRATDGVIVYAPAESTKRCGIISFNIIKNGEIVSPNVIANFLNDDGIAVRAGGLCAFPLTRSLNAQGVVRASFYLYNTTEEIDMFIDSMISIISKKII
- a CDS encoding ThiF family adenylyltransferase is translated as MTNRYFKQLLLAEIGEEGQKRLNGASAVVAGCGALGSVIANSLVRSGVGKVTIVDRDFIELDNLPRQVLFDEDDIKRGLPKAIAAAEKLRRINSEITIDPVVADLTADNIEQIIRDTDIVLDGTDNFETRFLINDACVKLGIPWIYAGVVATYGMSFTIIPEKTPCLRCFIGELPGPGDSPTCDTVGVLGTAVNMIASVEVTEGLKILMGKQDSLINKLIYIDVWYGTWKVFELKKDSKRCPVCDDRQFAFLEQKKGTRLAGLCGQNAVQISPPVLTSVSFHDLASRLRPHGEVSYNDYMLKFTIKPYEFTVFHDGRTIIKGTTDESEAKILFSKYIGV
- the bioB gene encoding biotin synthase BioB, translating into MKWNELSERVLTGGQIIYDEALAVMQSSDDDILAVLDAAFAIRRHYFGRGVSIHVIRNAKSGLCTENCSFCSQSAVSDSAIQKYPRQSVEQILEGARDAQRLTAVRYCIVTSGRTPSEKDMETICEAARLIKHEVPVQICTSLGLLSEKQAARLKQAGVDRYNHNLESSERFYSSFCTTHDYSDRVTTARTAKAAGLELCSGGLVGMGEDIEDRVNLAFSLRDLDADSIPLNFLDPRPGTPLEGLTRLTPADCLRTLAMFRFVNPDREIRIAGGREACIGSMQVLSLYAANSMFTVGYLTTPGQGYQADMDMIKQAGFTVTEITD
- the cysE gene encoding serine O-acetyltransferase, which gives rise to MKFFETIKEDVQTVFKKDPAARSMIEVITCYPGLHAIWIHRIAHYLWQKKWCFCARLLSHINRFLTGIEIHPGATIGRRFFIDHGSGVVIGETTEIGDDVLIYQGVILGGVTLQKKKRHPTVGNNVLIGSGTIVLGPILIGDGARIGAASLVIHDVPAGAIAVGVPARLGLGFSGKEIQEMTDNKLPDPIAEAFNFQGRQIGTLEKRMAEIEQQQGIRVELDQYVEEKKQEILRIFSPEEDFSVGAGI